Sequence from the Candidatus Eremiobacteraceae bacterium genome:
CGGCGGGCGCAGTGACGCGGAATCCATTGCCTGCGCCGGTAACGGCCACGCCACTGGCGCTTGAGCCGCGGGAGCGCATGGCGCCATCCGACCACACAAACGTGGCGAAACCGTTTGCCGCAGAACGCGCGATGCCGGAAATGGGTCGAACCGCTATTTGATGGCCACCCGTCAGCTTTGCCTCGACCGTCTGGGGCGATCGTGCATAGATCCAATCCGAGAAGCCCTCGCGCGAGAGATCGACATTTTCGAGCGGATCGCCAAGCGCGCCCGCGACGCCGGGTTGTGCGCCGATGCTCGGCGACGCGACCTTCGACGCGACAAGCGGAGCGATGTGGAGCGCCGTCGCAGGCCGGCCTTCGCGCTCTGGGCGCGGCGTCGTGTCGGCGCCCGCGACAAAAGCAAAGCGGGCATCGGGAGTGACAGCGACGCGCTGCGTCATGCCCGCGCCGGTCCATCGACCGGATCCGGCCGGCCGCCACGCCGCGGCGGGTCCGCCCGCCGCGCGGGAAATCGTAAGGGCGTCCGCGATCGCGACATCGGTACCCGCGCCGACGGCCAAGACGTCGGCGTGACGCGCAGCGCCCGCATACGCGAGAATGATCCGCGACGCGGCTGCATCGAGGGCGTCATCGCTGCCCGGCACGGAAAGCGTGTGGACCACGGATGCAGCGTCGCGTCCGTAAACCCGGTCGATCACGGCGAACACTCGCGTCGAGCGAAGTGAGTACCATTCCAACGCGCCGGTCCGCGCATCGCCGGGCAAGCCGAGGTTGCGCGCGGCCATCCGCGCATAAGCGTTCGACGGCGTTCCATCGGCCCACACGCGGTCGCCGTATTCGAAGATCGGGTGCAAACGCGGGTCGAGCAGGCGATGCGTGAGATCGGCGATTCCGTACACGTAAGCGTCGGTCGCTCCGACGGGAAGCGTGATCCATGGATCCGTGCCGGCGGCATTCGCTAGCGCGATGTCGTATTCGGGGGCCACGCCGGCTTCGGCGGCTTGCGTCGTTCGCGATGCGCGCGGCCGCAACGGCCAGACCGCCGACCGGACATACGTCGCGGCGCGAGACCAAAGCGCGAAGCGCAACGTCTGCGCACCCGCTAGCGATTCGACGAGTCGAGGACTGAACGGATGGGTTGCATACGAATTTTCGAAGCCGGGCATGATCAGGCGGACGTTTCGCGCGGGATCGTTCTGGTCGGTAGAGACGAGCCGAAGATTCAACGCCGCGTTGGTTGAGGAGACGTTCACGGTGTAGCGGCCCGCAGCGCGCGAATCGATGCTCGCGCCGGCGAACTCGAACGACCCTCGTCCGTCGTACAACAACGTGTAGAGACCGGCCGGATGCTGCTGCCCGGGCGCGAAGACGACCCTTTGAGCGCTCTGGCCCGGAGCGAGCGCGACGACTTCGCCGTCGCCGTCCATAGACAGCGGTACGGGACTCATCCAAGGCGCCGACTGTTTCAGCACGTCGACGAAGACGACCGGTGTGGCCGGCGCCGGCGTTATGTCTGGCAGCTCGTAGCCCGAGCGCTCGCTCTGCGCTGAGCCGATCTGGTCCTGCCCGGCGGCCGAAGCCGGCGCGGCGAGAGCGGCGAGGATGACGGCGGTCGCGACGATGCTCAGACGCATGACGGAAATACCCCATGGACGAATGTCGGAGACGAGAGATCTAAGGCGGCTAGCGGGGTTCTCTCCACAGTTCAAGGGTCCCCCGGTCCAAGCTCGATCCCGGAACTCTCCGGCGGCGAGCCGGCCGCAAACTTGTCACTGTCGAGGCCGGTGTGATATAATCCACGGGCTTGCCGGGGTGGTAACGGTCGACTCTTAAAAGGTCGGCCCGTCTTATCGCCGGCGGCGGAAGTCTGTCCCGGGGACAGGTTCCGCCGATTTCCTTCCTGCTCGTCGGCGCCGCACACTGTAGCGAACGACAAGCCTTACGCCCAGAGGGAGGCAGCGCACATATCGTGGCGCATTACGAGATCACGTATATCCTTCGCCCTGCTCTCGAAGACCCCCAAGTCGACGAGTTGGCCGCGCATTTCTCCACGGTCGCCAAAGACAACGGCGGCGACGAGATAGCAGCCGAGCGCATGGGTAAGAAGCGACTGGCCTTCGAAATCCAAAAACTACGCGAAGGCCACTACATCTGTTTGAAGTTCAACGGCAGCGCCGACTGCGCACGCGAGATCGTGCGTCAGATGCGATTGCACGAAAACGTCATGCGGGCGTTGCTCATCCGTCTTTAAGACCGCCGCTCCGCCGCCTCGCACAGCCGTCGCCGAACGCGGCGGCCTTCGCATCTGCTTTATTTGAGGTGAAGCCATGGCCGGGTCCTATAATCACATCGTGCTCGTCGGACGGCTCGTCGCCGATCCCGAGCTGCGCCAAACGCAGGACGGCACGCAGGTGTGCTCGTTCCGCATCGCAGTCGACCGTCCAAAACGCCGCGACGCCGCCGAGAAGCAAACCGATTTCTTCGGCGTTTCGGTATGGCGCCAGCGGGCTGAGATCGCTGCCAAGTATCTGCAAAAAGGCAAGTCGGTGCTCGTCTCGGGCCGCCTTCAGATCCGCGAATACACGGATCGGGAGAACAACAAACGCACTGCGGTCGAAGTGACCGCCGACGATTTCCAATTCATGGACTCGCGCAGCGAAGGCGACGGCGGCGGGGCCGCGCGCGCGCCTCGCGCTGCCGCACCGCCTGCCGCCGCCGGCGGAAGCGATCTGCCGAACTACGAATACAGCGACGCCGACGAAGAAGTTCCGTTCTGACCATAGTAACCGCACAACGCTCGAGGTGACCGAATACTAAATGCCGCCGAAACCAAAACTGAAGAAACGGGCAGCCAAAGATCGCAAACCAAAGCGCAAGGTCTGTTCGTTCTGCGTCGAAAAAATCGACGACCTCGACTACAAAGACGCGCCGCGTCTGCGCAAGTACGTATCCGAGCGAGGGAAGATCTTGCCGCGCCGCATCTCCGGGAACTGCGCGCGTCATCAGCGCGCTCTCACCGATGCAGTCAAACGCGCGCGCGTGATCGCGCTCATGCCGTTTGCCGCGGACTGACCTTTCGTGAAGGTCATTCTCAAGCAGGACATCAAGGGCGTCGGCAAAGCGGGAACGGTTGCGGACGTGGCCGAGGGCTACGGACGCAACTATCTTTTGCCGCGCGGCTTGGCGCTTGAGGCCACCGCGGGAACGCTAGCCCAGCTCGCCGGACAGCGCGAAGCCAAAGAGCGGCGCGACGAGAAGATCTTGGCGGAAGCGCGAGGCGTCGCGGCGATGCTCGCGAGCAAGGCGGTCGAGATCAAAGCAAAAGGCGGCGACCGCGGCAAGCTTTTCGGCGCGGTGACCAACGCGCAGATCGCCGAGGCGCTCCACTCGGCGTTCGGCGTCGACGTCGACCGCCACAAGATCGAACTTCCGGAAGCGATCAAGGCTGCGGGCGACTACGCCTGCACGGTGAAGCTCGCGCACGGCGTCACCGCGCGCGTCACCGTGCGTGTCGTCGCCGGCGCCTAAGTGCGGCAAGCGACGAGCAGCATGGCGAAGATTCAGGCCGAGAACGCGATCGGGCGCCAAGTGACCGCTCTCTTCGAAATGCTCGCAAGCCTGCTCGGGCCGGACAAACTCGTCCTCAAGGCGGGCAAGCTCGACGCACTATCGCTGATGCGAAGCAAGTCGTTGCCGAAGCGCATGCTCGCGCTGCAACGCTTGGTGTTCGAAGACCCCACGATCGATAAATTGCCTGCGCTCTCGGCGCTGCCGGGCGCGCTCGCCGCGGTCGAAGAAGAGCTCGCCGACATGATCGCGCAGCGCACGGTCGAGGAAGACATCGAGAAGAAGGTCGGCGTGAAGATGGCGGAGCGCCATCGCGACTACATCAAAGACCTCAAACTCGAAGCGCTCAAAGAAGACGGCGGTCCGGAGACTTCGAGCACGCTCAAGAAGAAGGAAGAGCTCGACGCGCTCGAACAGCGCGGCCTGCCGTCGTCGGCGCTCGCGGTG
This genomic interval carries:
- a CDS encoding single-stranded DNA-binding protein — protein: MAGSYNHIVLVGRLVADPELRQTQDGTQVCSFRIAVDRPKRRDAAEKQTDFFGVSVWRQRAEIAAKYLQKGKSVLVSGRLQIREYTDRENNKRTAVEVTADDFQFMDSRSEGDGGGAARAPRAAAPPAAAGGSDLPNYEYSDADEEVPF
- the rpsF gene encoding 30S ribosomal protein S6: MAHYEITYILRPALEDPQVDELAAHFSTVAKDNGGDEIAAERMGKKRLAFEIQKLREGHYICLKFNGSADCAREIVRQMRLHENVMRALLIRL
- the rpsR gene encoding 30S ribosomal protein S18, with translation MPPKPKLKKRAAKDRKPKRKVCSFCVEKIDDLDYKDAPRLRKYVSERGKILPRRISGNCARHQRALTDAVKRARVIALMPFAAD
- the rplI gene encoding 50S ribosomal protein L9, with translation MKVILKQDIKGVGKAGTVADVAEGYGRNYLLPRGLALEATAGTLAQLAGQREAKERRDEKILAEARGVAAMLASKAVEIKAKGGDRGKLFGAVTNAQIAEALHSAFGVDVDRHKIELPEAIKAAGDYACTVKLAHGVTARVTVRVVAGA